The following DNA comes from Bathymodiolus thermophilus thioautotrophic gill symbiont.
GCCAATTGTCACGCATATATTGAGTGTCAATTTCATTGTCAAAATGCCCAATATTACAAACCACGGCACCTGATTTAAGGGTTTGTAGCATAGCATTGTCACACACATTAATATTGCCTGTGGTAGTAACAATTAAATCAGTGGTGCCTAATAAGCCTATATTGATACCGTCAATTGAATTGGTGTTAATGCCGTCAATATAAGGGGACACAATTTCAAAACCATCCATACACGCTTGCATGGCACAAATCGGGTCAATTTCGCTGATTTTAACAATCATCCCTTCTTGTCGTAGAGATTGTGCAGACCCTTTGCCAACATCACCATAGCCAATGACCAGTGCTTTTTTGCCTGACATTAGCATATCGGTGCCTCGTTTAATGGCATCGTTTAACGAGTGGCGACAACCGTATTTGTTGTCATTTTTTGATTTGGTAATGGAGTCGTTGACATTAATAGCAGGGACTTTAAGTGAGCCTTCTTGCATCATTTCTAATAAACGATGAACGCCTGTTGTGGTTTCTTCGCTAATACCATGAATGTTTTGTAGCATTTCTGGGTATTTTTCATGCAACATTTGCGTTAAATCACCGCCATCATCAAGCACCATATTGGCTGCCCAAGGTTTGTCGTTATCCAAAATGGTTTGCTCAATACACCATAAAAATTCTTCCTCTGTTTCCCCTTTCCAGGCAAAAGTTGGAATATCAGCTGCCACCATTGCTGCTGCCGCATGGTCTTGTGTTGAAAAAATATTACAACTTGACCAGCGAACTTGCGCACCTAAATCAACCAATGTTTCCATTAAAACAGCGGTTTGAATAGTCATGTGAATGCAACCGAGAATTTTGGCATCTTTTAGAGGTTGTGTGCTTTGATATTTTGTTCGTAGTGCCATCAGTGCAGGCATTTCCGCTTCTGCAAGTTCTATTTCTTTACGACCGTAATCAGCCAGCGTCATGTCAGCGACTTTGTAATCGCCCTTATTTAGTGTGTTGTTGCTCATTTTATACTCCTAATGGGTAAGTTGTTTGGTGTGAGTCCGTTACGATTTAAGGATGTTGAAAAAGAAGGCGTCTCTTGCAAATAAAAAAGCACCTGTCTCTACCTTCTCTTCAATCGTAATAACCACAAAAAAAACTTACAAATTTAAAAAAAGATGAGCGCCGTTTTGATTTGCCAAGCCTGATTGAAAATTTTTTCCAATGCAACGCCCCTTGGCATATTGTCAAATATTTTACTTGATTTTTTCCCAACTAATGTTAGTTTCTGTGCGACCAAAATGCCCATAAGCAGCAGTTTGTTGATAAATAGGGCGCTTTAAATCCAGCATAGTGATCAAACCTTTGGGGCGCAAATCAAAATCTGCATTAACAAATTCTTCAATCTCTGCCACAGGCATTTTTTCCGTGCCAAAAGTTTCAATGCTGATTGAAGTCGGCTGTGCCACGCCAATTGCATAAGACACTTGAATTTCGCATTTATCTGCCATACCAGCAGCCACAATATTTTTTGCCACATAGCGTGTGGCATACGCTGCACTTCTGTCCACTTTTGAAGGGTCTTTGCCTGAAAAAGCACCGCCCCCATGTCGTGCCATACCACCGTAAGTATCAACAATAATTTTACGCCCCGTTAAACCCGCATCTCCCACAGGGCCACCGATAACGAAAGCACCCGTTGGGTTAATGTGGTATTGGGTTTTGTCGCTTAACCATTTGGCAGGTAGAATGGCTTTAATAATTTCTTCCATAATCGCTTCTTTAAGGTCTGCTTGGGTAATGTCGCCATCATGCTGAGTGGACAAAACCACCGCATCAATGCCAACCACTTTGCCTTCCTTGTAAACGCAAGAAACTTGCGCTTTGGCATCAGGGCGTAACCACGCTAATTTGCCACTCAACATTAAATCCGCTTGTTTTTTAACCAAGTGATGTGCGTAAGTAATCGGTGCTGGCATCAAAATTTCAGTTTCATTGCAAGCATAGCCAAACATCAAGCCTTGGTCGCCCGCACCTTGTTCATGGTCGTCAAATTCATCAACTCCCATGGCAATTTCTGGTGATTGTTCACCCAGTAAATTGGTGATTTTGCAAGTGTTACCTGTAAAACCATATTCTTCTTTGGTGTAACCAATGCTGTTAATAGTATCTCGCACAATTCTGTCGTAATCGACAGAAGCAGTGGTGGTAATTTCACCTGCCAACACCACATCATTGTCTTTAACCAAAGTTTCACAAGCCACACGAGCATTTTTATCTTGCGTTAAAATCGCATCTAATATGGCATCAGAAACTTGGTCGCAAACTTTATCGGGATGTCCGGCAGAAACGGACTCAGAGGTGAAAATCATTTTTATTCTCCTAAAAAATATAAAAAACCCCTGTAAAGCGGGGTTTCAAAGGAAAACCTACTTTAGCTTGTTTTAGTTACCGTGGTAACAACGCTAGCAATCGGGCAAATCAGCGTGTATAAAAATAGGAAATTATACAGAGGTCTGGATTGAAAAAATTATTTCACACATAATATTTTCTTCTTTTTTATGTAGAGACCTTTGCATAAATATGAATAATCATCAAAAATCCTCGCTTCACCCACTTGGTAATTTTTTAAACCCAGCCTTAGCCCTGCTAGGACAAGGTTTAAGAAAATTACCAAGTGGGTAAAAATTGAATTTTGCTAATCATCCATATTTATGCAAAGGTCTCATATTATTTCTGATACAGCAGTATTTTTTCCAACATAAACGGCGGTTGAACTGGTAAACAAATGAGTCATTGGCATAAATTACGCAATAAAGCAATCAGCAAAAGAAGGTTTGTGGTTGAACGCACCTTTGGTACGCTCAAACGCACTTATGGTTTGGCAAGAAGTCGTTATATTGGTTTAGAGAAAGTTGCCAGCGAAGTTAATCTTAAAGCTATTGCTTATAATCTAGTTAGAGCGGCGAATGTTTATATTAACAAGGGATTAAATACAACTTAGGGATTATTGTGTCTTCTTT
Coding sequences within:
- the ahcY gene encoding adenosylhomocysteinase, producing the protein MSNNTLNKGDYKVADMTLADYGRKEIELAEAEMPALMALRTKYQSTQPLKDAKILGCIHMTIQTAVLMETLVDLGAQVRWSSCNIFSTQDHAAAAMVAADIPTFAWKGETEEEFLWCIEQTILDNDKPWAANMVLDDGGDLTQMLHEKYPEMLQNIHGISEETTTGVHRLLEMMQEGSLKVPAINVNDSITKSKNDNKYGCRHSLNDAIKRGTDMLMSGKKALVIGYGDVGKGSAQSLRQEGMIVKISEIDPICAMQACMDGFEIVSPYIDGINTNSIDGINIGLLGTTDLIVTTTGNINVCDNAMLQTLKSGAVVCNIGHFDNEIDTQYMRDNWRWDEVKPQVHRIFRTNNKNDYLILLSEGRLVNLGNATGHPSRIMDGSFANQVLAQMHLFDAKFADKGGDIYVEVLPKKLDEEVALGMVGGFGGVLTTMTSAQADYINVPKEGPFKPESYKY
- the metK gene encoding methionine adenosyltransferase, which translates into the protein MIFTSESVSAGHPDKVCDQVSDAILDAILTQDKNARVACETLVKDNDVVLAGEITTTASVDYDRIVRDTINSIGYTKEEYGFTGNTCKITNLLGEQSPEIAMGVDEFDDHEQGAGDQGLMFGYACNETEILMPAPITYAHHLVKKQADLMLSGKLAWLRPDAKAQVSCVYKEGKVVGIDAVVLSTQHDGDITQADLKEAIMEEIIKAILPAKWLSDKTQYHINPTGAFVIGGPVGDAGLTGRKIIVDTYGGMARHGGGAFSGKDPSKVDRSAAYATRYVAKNIVAAGMADKCEIQVSYAIGVAQPTSISIETFGTEKMPVAEIEEFVNADFDLRPKGLITMLDLKRPIYQQTAAYGHFGRTETNISWEKIK
- a CDS encoding transposase, encoding MSHWHKLRNKAISKRRFVVERTFGTLKRTYGLARSRYIGLEKVASEVNLKAIAYNLVRAANVYINKGLNTT